The Chanodichthys erythropterus isolate Z2021 chromosome 14, ASM2448905v1, whole genome shotgun sequence genome window below encodes:
- the ddx3xa gene encoding DEAD-box helicase 3 X-linked a isoform X8, whose product MSHVVVDGSHGLEQQLAVLDLNSADGQGVGTGPGNAYSSGRQSGYSVAPVQSYSPGWDVGRSNGFVNGYHDGRMNGTANFGRGPPRNDRGGRGSFRGSRNGGSFNQPMHNAGYGTYENKDGGWNSVVNRDAYTSFGGRSDRGKSAFFNDRGAGSRGRYERGGFGGGTGGNSRWVEESRDEEDWSKPMPPNERLENELFSGSNTGINFEKYDDIPVEATGTNSPGHIESFHDVDMGEIVMGNINLSRYTRPTPVQKYAIPIIKAKRDLMACAQTGSGKTAAFLLPVLSQIYTDGPGEALQATKASAQQENGKYVRRKQFPISLVLAPTRELALQIYDEARKFAYRSRVRPCVVYGGADIGQQIRDLERGCHLLVATPGRLVDMMERGKIGLDYCKYLVLDEADRMLDMGFEPQIRRIVEQDTMPPKGARQTMMFSATFPKEIQILARDFLDEYIFLAVGRVGSTSENITQKVVWVEENDKRSFLLDLLNATGKDSLTLVFVETKKGADALEDFLYREGYACTSIHGDRSQRDREEALQQFRSGRCPIMVATAVAARGLDISNVKHVINFDLPSDIEEYVHRIGRTGRVGNLGLATSFYNDKNSNITKDLLDILVEAKQEVPSWLENLAYEHQHKSTNRGRPKRFSGGFGARDYRQMAGGGNTFGNRGARNAGGHGGNRGFGGNKGGFGSFGSDSYGGNYGNYGGNYAQVDWWGN is encoded by the exons CAGGAAATGCTTATTCCTCTGGTAGACAGAGCGGTTATTCAGTGGCACCAGTACAGAGCT ATTCTCCAGGATGGGACGTCGGGCGTAGCAATGGTTTCGTCAATGGGTATCATGATGGTCGTATGAATGGGACTGCAAACTTTGGCCGTGGACCTCCTCGCAATGACAGAGGAGGACGTGGTAGCTTTCGTGGAAGCAGGAACGGAGGTTCCTTCAACCAGCCAATGCATAATGCAG GTTATGGCACTTATGAGAACAAAGATGGAGGGTGGAACTCAGTGGTGAACAGAGATGCCTACACTAGCTTTGGTGGGCGTTCTGACAGAGGGAAGTCTGCGTTCTTCAATGACAGGGGAGCTGGCTCAAGAGGAAG ATATGAGCGTGGAGGCTTTGGAGGAGGAACGGGAGGGAACAGTCGTTGGGTTGAAGAGTCCAGAGATGAAGAGGACTGGTCAAAACCAATGCCCCCTAATGAGCGTCTAGAAAA TGAGCTGTTCTCTGGCAGCAACACAGGGATTAACTTTGAGAAGTATGATGACATTCCTGTGGAGGCCACTGGAACAAACTCTCCTGGGCATATTGAGAGT TTCCATGATGTGGACATGGGCGAGATCGTTATGGGCAACATCAACTTGAGCCGCTATACACGCCCTACCCCTGTTCAGAAGTATGCAATCCCCATCATCAAGGCCAAGAGGGACCTGATGGCCTGTGCACAAACAG GCTCGGGGAAGACTGCAGCCTTCTTGCTTCCTGTTCTCAGTCAGATCTACACTGATGGACCTGGAGAGGCACTGCAGGCCACCAAAGCCAGTGCCCAG CAGGAGAATGGAAAGTACGTCCGTCGTAAGCAGTTTCCCATTTCTCTAGTCCTGGCTCCAACCAGAGAACTTGCTCTTCAGATTTATGATGAGGCCAGAAAG TTCGCTTATCGCTCCAGAGTGCGCCCGTGTGTAGTATATGGAGGCGCAGATATAGGCCAGCAGATCCGTGATTTGGAAAGAGGCTGTCACCTGCTAGTGGCCACACCTGGTCGTCTGGTAGACATGATGGAGCGAGGCAAGATTGGCCTGGACTACTGCAA ATATCTGGTGTTGGATGAGGCAGACAGAATGCTTGATATGGGTTTCGAACCCCAGATCAGACGTATTGTGGAGCAGGACACTATGCCTCCAAAAGGTGCTCGTCAGACCATGATGTTCAGTGCCACCTTCCCGAAAGAGATCCAG atTCTGGCCCGTGACTTTCTGGATGAGTACATCTTCCTGGCTGTGGGCCGCGTGGGCTCCACTTCAGAGAACATCACCCAGAAGGTGGTTTGGGTGGAAGAGAATGACAAGCGCTCCTTCCTCCTTGACCTGCTCAATGCCACAG GCAAGGATTCTCTCACACTGGTGTTTGTGGAGACTAAGAAGGGTGCAGATGCTCTTGAGGACTTCCTCTACCGCGAGGGCTATGCCTGCACCAGTATCCATGGCGACCGCTCTCAGCGTGATCGTGAGGAAGCGCTCCAGCAGTTCCGCTCTGGACGCTGCCCTATCATGGTTGCCACTGCT GTGGCTGCACGTGGCTTGGACATCTCCAATGTGAAACACGTGATCAATTTTGACTTGCCCAGTGACATTGAGGAATATGTCCACCGCATTGGTCGTACAGGCCGTGTGGGAAACCTTG GGCTGGCCACATCCTTCTACAATGATAAGAACAGCAACATCACTAAAGATCTGCTGGACATCCTGGTGGAGGCCAAACAGGAGGTGCCCTCCTGGCTTGAGAACCTAGCCTACGAGCACCAGCACAAAAGCACCAACCGTGGACGACCCAAAAG GTTCTCTGGTGGCTTTGGGGCCAGGGATTACCGCCAGATGGCTGGGGGTGGGAATACTTTTGGCAACCGTGGTGCTCGCAATGCTGGTGGCCATGGAGGGAACAGAGGTTTTGGAGGCAATAAGG GTGGCTTTGGGAGTTTCGGCAGTGACAGCTACGGGGGCAACTATGGAAACTATGGAGGAAACTATGCCCAGGTGGACTGGTGGGGCaactaa
- the ddx3xa gene encoding DEAD-box helicase 3 X-linked a isoform X6, which yields MSHVVVDGSHGLEQQLAVLDLNSADGQGVGTGRRYIPPHLRNKDVSQNAGNAYSSGRQSGYSVAPVQSYSPGWDVGRSNGFVNGYHDGRMNGTANFGRGPPRNDRGGRGSFRGSRNGGSFNQPMHNAGYGTYENKDGGWNSVVNRDAYTSFGGRSDRGKSAFFNDRGAGSRGRYERGGFGGGTGGNSRWVEESRDEEDWSKPMPPNERLENELFSGSNTGINFEKYDDIPVEATGTNSPGHIESFHDVDMGEIVMGNINLSRYTRPTPVQKYAIPIIKAKRDLMACAQTGSGKTAAFLLPVLSQIYTDGPGEALQATKASAQENGKYVRRKQFPISLVLAPTRELALQIYDEARKFAYRSRVRPCVVYGGADIGQQIRDLERGCHLLVATPGRLVDMMERGKIGLDYCKYLVLDEADRMLDMGFEPQIRRIVEQDTMPPKGARQTMMFSATFPKEIQILARDFLDEYIFLAVGRVGSTSENITQKVVWVEENDKRSFLLDLLNATGKDSLTLVFVETKKGADALEDFLYREGYACTSIHGDRSQRDREEALQQFRSGRCPIMVATAVAARGLDISNVKHVINFDLPSDIEEYVHRIGRTGRVGNLGLATSFYNDKNSNITKDLLDILVEAKQEVPSWLENLAYEHQHKSTNRGRPKRFSGGFGARDYRQMAGGGNTFGNRGARNAGGHGGNRGFGGNKGGFGSFGSDSYGGNYGNYGGNYAQVDWWGN from the exons CAGGAAATGCTTATTCCTCTGGTAGACAGAGCGGTTATTCAGTGGCACCAGTACAGAGCT ATTCTCCAGGATGGGACGTCGGGCGTAGCAATGGTTTCGTCAATGGGTATCATGATGGTCGTATGAATGGGACTGCAAACTTTGGCCGTGGACCTCCTCGCAATGACAGAGGAGGACGTGGTAGCTTTCGTGGAAGCAGGAACGGAGGTTCCTTCAACCAGCCAATGCATAATGCAG GTTATGGCACTTATGAGAACAAAGATGGAGGGTGGAACTCAGTGGTGAACAGAGATGCCTACACTAGCTTTGGTGGGCGTTCTGACAGAGGGAAGTCTGCGTTCTTCAATGACAGGGGAGCTGGCTCAAGAGGAAG ATATGAGCGTGGAGGCTTTGGAGGAGGAACGGGAGGGAACAGTCGTTGGGTTGAAGAGTCCAGAGATGAAGAGGACTGGTCAAAACCAATGCCCCCTAATGAGCGTCTAGAAAA TGAGCTGTTCTCTGGCAGCAACACAGGGATTAACTTTGAGAAGTATGATGACATTCCTGTGGAGGCCACTGGAACAAACTCTCCTGGGCATATTGAGAGT TTCCATGATGTGGACATGGGCGAGATCGTTATGGGCAACATCAACTTGAGCCGCTATACACGCCCTACCCCTGTTCAGAAGTATGCAATCCCCATCATCAAGGCCAAGAGGGACCTGATGGCCTGTGCACAAACAG GCTCGGGGAAGACTGCAGCCTTCTTGCTTCCTGTTCTCAGTCAGATCTACACTGATGGACCTGGAGAGGCACTGCAGGCCACCAAAGCCAGTGCCCAG GAGAATGGAAAGTACGTCCGTCGTAAGCAGTTTCCCATTTCTCTAGTCCTGGCTCCAACCAGAGAACTTGCTCTTCAGATTTATGATGAGGCCAGAAAG TTCGCTTATCGCTCCAGAGTGCGCCCGTGTGTAGTATATGGAGGCGCAGATATAGGCCAGCAGATCCGTGATTTGGAAAGAGGCTGTCACCTGCTAGTGGCCACACCTGGTCGTCTGGTAGACATGATGGAGCGAGGCAAGATTGGCCTGGACTACTGCAA ATATCTGGTGTTGGATGAGGCAGACAGAATGCTTGATATGGGTTTCGAACCCCAGATCAGACGTATTGTGGAGCAGGACACTATGCCTCCAAAAGGTGCTCGTCAGACCATGATGTTCAGTGCCACCTTCCCGAAAGAGATCCAG atTCTGGCCCGTGACTTTCTGGATGAGTACATCTTCCTGGCTGTGGGCCGCGTGGGCTCCACTTCAGAGAACATCACCCAGAAGGTGGTTTGGGTGGAAGAGAATGACAAGCGCTCCTTCCTCCTTGACCTGCTCAATGCCACAG GCAAGGATTCTCTCACACTGGTGTTTGTGGAGACTAAGAAGGGTGCAGATGCTCTTGAGGACTTCCTCTACCGCGAGGGCTATGCCTGCACCAGTATCCATGGCGACCGCTCTCAGCGTGATCGTGAGGAAGCGCTCCAGCAGTTCCGCTCTGGACGCTGCCCTATCATGGTTGCCACTGCT GTGGCTGCACGTGGCTTGGACATCTCCAATGTGAAACACGTGATCAATTTTGACTTGCCCAGTGACATTGAGGAATATGTCCACCGCATTGGTCGTACAGGCCGTGTGGGAAACCTTG GGCTGGCCACATCCTTCTACAATGATAAGAACAGCAACATCACTAAAGATCTGCTGGACATCCTGGTGGAGGCCAAACAGGAGGTGCCCTCCTGGCTTGAGAACCTAGCCTACGAGCACCAGCACAAAAGCACCAACCGTGGACGACCCAAAAG GTTCTCTGGTGGCTTTGGGGCCAGGGATTACCGCCAGATGGCTGGGGGTGGGAATACTTTTGGCAACCGTGGTGCTCGCAATGCTGGTGGCCATGGAGGGAACAGAGGTTTTGGAGGCAATAAGG GTGGCTTTGGGAGTTTCGGCAGTGACAGCTACGGGGGCAACTATGGAAACTATGGAGGAAACTATGCCCAGGTGGACTGGTGGGGCaactaa
- the ddx3xa gene encoding DEAD-box helicase 3 X-linked a isoform X4 — MSHVVVDGSHGLEQQLAVLDLNSADGQGVGTGPGNAYSSGRQSGYSVAPVQSFSPKQYPQSWHPEGNQRYRHNCPTGWNDFRTGSQRYPSQELSFYHTYTSGWPDRCDSPGWDVGRSNGFVNGYHDGRMNGTANFGRGPPRNDRGGRGSFRGSRNGGSFNQPMHNAGYGTYENKDGGWNSVVNRDAYTSFGGRSDRGKSAFFNDRGAGSRGRYERGGFGGGTGGNSRWVEESRDEEDWSKPMPPNERLENELFSGSNTGINFEKYDDIPVEATGTNSPGHIESFHDVDMGEIVMGNINLSRYTRPTPVQKYAIPIIKAKRDLMACAQTGSGKTAAFLLPVLSQIYTDGPGEALQATKASAQQENGKYVRRKQFPISLVLAPTRELALQIYDEARKFAYRSRVRPCVVYGGADIGQQIRDLERGCHLLVATPGRLVDMMERGKIGLDYCKYLVLDEADRMLDMGFEPQIRRIVEQDTMPPKGARQTMMFSATFPKEIQILARDFLDEYIFLAVGRVGSTSENITQKVVWVEENDKRSFLLDLLNATGKDSLTLVFVETKKGADALEDFLYREGYACTSIHGDRSQRDREEALQQFRSGRCPIMVATAVAARGLDISNVKHVINFDLPSDIEEYVHRIGRTGRVGNLGLATSFYNDKNSNITKDLLDILVEAKQEVPSWLENLAYEHQHKSTNRGRPKRFSGGFGARDYRQMAGGGNTFGNRGARNAGGHGGNRGFGGNKGGFGSFGSDSYGGNYGNYGGNYAQVDWWGN; from the exons CAGGAAATGCTTATTCCTCTGGTAGACAGAGCGGTTATTCAGTGGCACCAGTACAGAGCT TTTCTCCCAAACAGTATCCTCAGAGTTGGCACCCTGAGGGAAACCAAAGATACAGGCATAACTGTCCAACTGGATGGAATGACTTTAGGACCG GTTCCCAGAGATATCCGTCCCAGGAGCTCTCATTTTATCACACCTACACTAGTGGCTGGCCGGACAGATGTG ATTCTCCAGGATGGGACGTCGGGCGTAGCAATGGTTTCGTCAATGGGTATCATGATGGTCGTATGAATGGGACTGCAAACTTTGGCCGTGGACCTCCTCGCAATGACAGAGGAGGACGTGGTAGCTTTCGTGGAAGCAGGAACGGAGGTTCCTTCAACCAGCCAATGCATAATGCAG GTTATGGCACTTATGAGAACAAAGATGGAGGGTGGAACTCAGTGGTGAACAGAGATGCCTACACTAGCTTTGGTGGGCGTTCTGACAGAGGGAAGTCTGCGTTCTTCAATGACAGGGGAGCTGGCTCAAGAGGAAG ATATGAGCGTGGAGGCTTTGGAGGAGGAACGGGAGGGAACAGTCGTTGGGTTGAAGAGTCCAGAGATGAAGAGGACTGGTCAAAACCAATGCCCCCTAATGAGCGTCTAGAAAA TGAGCTGTTCTCTGGCAGCAACACAGGGATTAACTTTGAGAAGTATGATGACATTCCTGTGGAGGCCACTGGAACAAACTCTCCTGGGCATATTGAGAGT TTCCATGATGTGGACATGGGCGAGATCGTTATGGGCAACATCAACTTGAGCCGCTATACACGCCCTACCCCTGTTCAGAAGTATGCAATCCCCATCATCAAGGCCAAGAGGGACCTGATGGCCTGTGCACAAACAG GCTCGGGGAAGACTGCAGCCTTCTTGCTTCCTGTTCTCAGTCAGATCTACACTGATGGACCTGGAGAGGCACTGCAGGCCACCAAAGCCAGTGCCCAG CAGGAGAATGGAAAGTACGTCCGTCGTAAGCAGTTTCCCATTTCTCTAGTCCTGGCTCCAACCAGAGAACTTGCTCTTCAGATTTATGATGAGGCCAGAAAG TTCGCTTATCGCTCCAGAGTGCGCCCGTGTGTAGTATATGGAGGCGCAGATATAGGCCAGCAGATCCGTGATTTGGAAAGAGGCTGTCACCTGCTAGTGGCCACACCTGGTCGTCTGGTAGACATGATGGAGCGAGGCAAGATTGGCCTGGACTACTGCAA ATATCTGGTGTTGGATGAGGCAGACAGAATGCTTGATATGGGTTTCGAACCCCAGATCAGACGTATTGTGGAGCAGGACACTATGCCTCCAAAAGGTGCTCGTCAGACCATGATGTTCAGTGCCACCTTCCCGAAAGAGATCCAG atTCTGGCCCGTGACTTTCTGGATGAGTACATCTTCCTGGCTGTGGGCCGCGTGGGCTCCACTTCAGAGAACATCACCCAGAAGGTGGTTTGGGTGGAAGAGAATGACAAGCGCTCCTTCCTCCTTGACCTGCTCAATGCCACAG GCAAGGATTCTCTCACACTGGTGTTTGTGGAGACTAAGAAGGGTGCAGATGCTCTTGAGGACTTCCTCTACCGCGAGGGCTATGCCTGCACCAGTATCCATGGCGACCGCTCTCAGCGTGATCGTGAGGAAGCGCTCCAGCAGTTCCGCTCTGGACGCTGCCCTATCATGGTTGCCACTGCT GTGGCTGCACGTGGCTTGGACATCTCCAATGTGAAACACGTGATCAATTTTGACTTGCCCAGTGACATTGAGGAATATGTCCACCGCATTGGTCGTACAGGCCGTGTGGGAAACCTTG GGCTGGCCACATCCTTCTACAATGATAAGAACAGCAACATCACTAAAGATCTGCTGGACATCCTGGTGGAGGCCAAACAGGAGGTGCCCTCCTGGCTTGAGAACCTAGCCTACGAGCACCAGCACAAAAGCACCAACCGTGGACGACCCAAAAG GTTCTCTGGTGGCTTTGGGGCCAGGGATTACCGCCAGATGGCTGGGGGTGGGAATACTTTTGGCAACCGTGGTGCTCGCAATGCTGGTGGCCATGGAGGGAACAGAGGTTTTGGAGGCAATAAGG GTGGCTTTGGGAGTTTCGGCAGTGACAGCTACGGGGGCAACTATGGAAACTATGGAGGAAACTATGCCCAGGTGGACTGGTGGGGCaactaa
- the ddx3xa gene encoding DEAD-box helicase 3 X-linked a isoform X2 codes for MSHVVVDGSHGLEQQLAVLDLNSADGQGVGTGRRYIPPHLRNKDVSQNAGNAYSSGRQSGYSVAPVQSFSPKQYPQSWHPEGNQRYRHNCPTGWNDFRTGSQRYPSQELSFYHTYTSGWPDRCDSPGWDVGRSNGFVNGYHDGRMNGTANFGRGPPRNDRGGRGSFRGSRNGGSFNQPMHNAGYGTYENKDGGWNSVVNRDAYTSFGGRSDRGKSAFFNDRGAGSRGRYERGGFGGGTGGNSRWVEESRDEEDWSKPMPPNERLENELFSGSNTGINFEKYDDIPVEATGTNSPGHIESFHDVDMGEIVMGNINLSRYTRPTPVQKYAIPIIKAKRDLMACAQTGSGKTAAFLLPVLSQIYTDGPGEALQATKASAQENGKYVRRKQFPISLVLAPTRELALQIYDEARKFAYRSRVRPCVVYGGADIGQQIRDLERGCHLLVATPGRLVDMMERGKIGLDYCKYLVLDEADRMLDMGFEPQIRRIVEQDTMPPKGARQTMMFSATFPKEIQILARDFLDEYIFLAVGRVGSTSENITQKVVWVEENDKRSFLLDLLNATGKDSLTLVFVETKKGADALEDFLYREGYACTSIHGDRSQRDREEALQQFRSGRCPIMVATAVAARGLDISNVKHVINFDLPSDIEEYVHRIGRTGRVGNLGLATSFYNDKNSNITKDLLDILVEAKQEVPSWLENLAYEHQHKSTNRGRPKRFSGGFGARDYRQMAGGGNTFGNRGARNAGGHGGNRGFGGNKGGFGSFGSDSYGGNYGNYGGNYAQVDWWGN; via the exons CAGGAAATGCTTATTCCTCTGGTAGACAGAGCGGTTATTCAGTGGCACCAGTACAGAGCT TTTCTCCCAAACAGTATCCTCAGAGTTGGCACCCTGAGGGAAACCAAAGATACAGGCATAACTGTCCAACTGGATGGAATGACTTTAGGACCG GTTCCCAGAGATATCCGTCCCAGGAGCTCTCATTTTATCACACCTACACTAGTGGCTGGCCGGACAGATGTG ATTCTCCAGGATGGGACGTCGGGCGTAGCAATGGTTTCGTCAATGGGTATCATGATGGTCGTATGAATGGGACTGCAAACTTTGGCCGTGGACCTCCTCGCAATGACAGAGGAGGACGTGGTAGCTTTCGTGGAAGCAGGAACGGAGGTTCCTTCAACCAGCCAATGCATAATGCAG GTTATGGCACTTATGAGAACAAAGATGGAGGGTGGAACTCAGTGGTGAACAGAGATGCCTACACTAGCTTTGGTGGGCGTTCTGACAGAGGGAAGTCTGCGTTCTTCAATGACAGGGGAGCTGGCTCAAGAGGAAG ATATGAGCGTGGAGGCTTTGGAGGAGGAACGGGAGGGAACAGTCGTTGGGTTGAAGAGTCCAGAGATGAAGAGGACTGGTCAAAACCAATGCCCCCTAATGAGCGTCTAGAAAA TGAGCTGTTCTCTGGCAGCAACACAGGGATTAACTTTGAGAAGTATGATGACATTCCTGTGGAGGCCACTGGAACAAACTCTCCTGGGCATATTGAGAGT TTCCATGATGTGGACATGGGCGAGATCGTTATGGGCAACATCAACTTGAGCCGCTATACACGCCCTACCCCTGTTCAGAAGTATGCAATCCCCATCATCAAGGCCAAGAGGGACCTGATGGCCTGTGCACAAACAG GCTCGGGGAAGACTGCAGCCTTCTTGCTTCCTGTTCTCAGTCAGATCTACACTGATGGACCTGGAGAGGCACTGCAGGCCACCAAAGCCAGTGCCCAG GAGAATGGAAAGTACGTCCGTCGTAAGCAGTTTCCCATTTCTCTAGTCCTGGCTCCAACCAGAGAACTTGCTCTTCAGATTTATGATGAGGCCAGAAAG TTCGCTTATCGCTCCAGAGTGCGCCCGTGTGTAGTATATGGAGGCGCAGATATAGGCCAGCAGATCCGTGATTTGGAAAGAGGCTGTCACCTGCTAGTGGCCACACCTGGTCGTCTGGTAGACATGATGGAGCGAGGCAAGATTGGCCTGGACTACTGCAA ATATCTGGTGTTGGATGAGGCAGACAGAATGCTTGATATGGGTTTCGAACCCCAGATCAGACGTATTGTGGAGCAGGACACTATGCCTCCAAAAGGTGCTCGTCAGACCATGATGTTCAGTGCCACCTTCCCGAAAGAGATCCAG atTCTGGCCCGTGACTTTCTGGATGAGTACATCTTCCTGGCTGTGGGCCGCGTGGGCTCCACTTCAGAGAACATCACCCAGAAGGTGGTTTGGGTGGAAGAGAATGACAAGCGCTCCTTCCTCCTTGACCTGCTCAATGCCACAG GCAAGGATTCTCTCACACTGGTGTTTGTGGAGACTAAGAAGGGTGCAGATGCTCTTGAGGACTTCCTCTACCGCGAGGGCTATGCCTGCACCAGTATCCATGGCGACCGCTCTCAGCGTGATCGTGAGGAAGCGCTCCAGCAGTTCCGCTCTGGACGCTGCCCTATCATGGTTGCCACTGCT GTGGCTGCACGTGGCTTGGACATCTCCAATGTGAAACACGTGATCAATTTTGACTTGCCCAGTGACATTGAGGAATATGTCCACCGCATTGGTCGTACAGGCCGTGTGGGAAACCTTG GGCTGGCCACATCCTTCTACAATGATAAGAACAGCAACATCACTAAAGATCTGCTGGACATCCTGGTGGAGGCCAAACAGGAGGTGCCCTCCTGGCTTGAGAACCTAGCCTACGAGCACCAGCACAAAAGCACCAACCGTGGACGACCCAAAAG GTTCTCTGGTGGCTTTGGGGCCAGGGATTACCGCCAGATGGCTGGGGGTGGGAATACTTTTGGCAACCGTGGTGCTCGCAATGCTGGTGGCCATGGAGGGAACAGAGGTTTTGGAGGCAATAAGG GTGGCTTTGGGAGTTTCGGCAGTGACAGCTACGGGGGCAACTATGGAAACTATGGAGGAAACTATGCCCAGGTGGACTGGTGGGGCaactaa
- the ddx3xa gene encoding DEAD-box helicase 3 X-linked a isoform X1, whose product MSHVVVDGSHGLEQQLAVLDLNSADGQGVGTGRRYIPPHLRNKDVSQNAGNAYSSGRQSGYSVAPVQSFSPKQYPQSWHPEGNQRYRHNCPTGWNDFRTGSQRYPSQELSFYHTYTSGWPDRCDSPGWDVGRSNGFVNGYHDGRMNGTANFGRGPPRNDRGGRGSFRGSRNGGSFNQPMHNAGYGTYENKDGGWNSVVNRDAYTSFGGRSDRGKSAFFNDRGAGSRGRYERGGFGGGTGGNSRWVEESRDEEDWSKPMPPNERLENELFSGSNTGINFEKYDDIPVEATGTNSPGHIESFHDVDMGEIVMGNINLSRYTRPTPVQKYAIPIIKAKRDLMACAQTGSGKTAAFLLPVLSQIYTDGPGEALQATKASAQQENGKYVRRKQFPISLVLAPTRELALQIYDEARKFAYRSRVRPCVVYGGADIGQQIRDLERGCHLLVATPGRLVDMMERGKIGLDYCKYLVLDEADRMLDMGFEPQIRRIVEQDTMPPKGARQTMMFSATFPKEIQILARDFLDEYIFLAVGRVGSTSENITQKVVWVEENDKRSFLLDLLNATGKDSLTLVFVETKKGADALEDFLYREGYACTSIHGDRSQRDREEALQQFRSGRCPIMVATAVAARGLDISNVKHVINFDLPSDIEEYVHRIGRTGRVGNLGLATSFYNDKNSNITKDLLDILVEAKQEVPSWLENLAYEHQHKSTNRGRPKRFSGGFGARDYRQMAGGGNTFGNRGARNAGGHGGNRGFGGNKGGFGSFGSDSYGGNYGNYGGNYAQVDWWGN is encoded by the exons CAGGAAATGCTTATTCCTCTGGTAGACAGAGCGGTTATTCAGTGGCACCAGTACAGAGCT TTTCTCCCAAACAGTATCCTCAGAGTTGGCACCCTGAGGGAAACCAAAGATACAGGCATAACTGTCCAACTGGATGGAATGACTTTAGGACCG GTTCCCAGAGATATCCGTCCCAGGAGCTCTCATTTTATCACACCTACACTAGTGGCTGGCCGGACAGATGTG ATTCTCCAGGATGGGACGTCGGGCGTAGCAATGGTTTCGTCAATGGGTATCATGATGGTCGTATGAATGGGACTGCAAACTTTGGCCGTGGACCTCCTCGCAATGACAGAGGAGGACGTGGTAGCTTTCGTGGAAGCAGGAACGGAGGTTCCTTCAACCAGCCAATGCATAATGCAG GTTATGGCACTTATGAGAACAAAGATGGAGGGTGGAACTCAGTGGTGAACAGAGATGCCTACACTAGCTTTGGTGGGCGTTCTGACAGAGGGAAGTCTGCGTTCTTCAATGACAGGGGAGCTGGCTCAAGAGGAAG ATATGAGCGTGGAGGCTTTGGAGGAGGAACGGGAGGGAACAGTCGTTGGGTTGAAGAGTCCAGAGATGAAGAGGACTGGTCAAAACCAATGCCCCCTAATGAGCGTCTAGAAAA TGAGCTGTTCTCTGGCAGCAACACAGGGATTAACTTTGAGAAGTATGATGACATTCCTGTGGAGGCCACTGGAACAAACTCTCCTGGGCATATTGAGAGT TTCCATGATGTGGACATGGGCGAGATCGTTATGGGCAACATCAACTTGAGCCGCTATACACGCCCTACCCCTGTTCAGAAGTATGCAATCCCCATCATCAAGGCCAAGAGGGACCTGATGGCCTGTGCACAAACAG GCTCGGGGAAGACTGCAGCCTTCTTGCTTCCTGTTCTCAGTCAGATCTACACTGATGGACCTGGAGAGGCACTGCAGGCCACCAAAGCCAGTGCCCAG CAGGAGAATGGAAAGTACGTCCGTCGTAAGCAGTTTCCCATTTCTCTAGTCCTGGCTCCAACCAGAGAACTTGCTCTTCAGATTTATGATGAGGCCAGAAAG TTCGCTTATCGCTCCAGAGTGCGCCCGTGTGTAGTATATGGAGGCGCAGATATAGGCCAGCAGATCCGTGATTTGGAAAGAGGCTGTCACCTGCTAGTGGCCACACCTGGTCGTCTGGTAGACATGATGGAGCGAGGCAAGATTGGCCTGGACTACTGCAA ATATCTGGTGTTGGATGAGGCAGACAGAATGCTTGATATGGGTTTCGAACCCCAGATCAGACGTATTGTGGAGCAGGACACTATGCCTCCAAAAGGTGCTCGTCAGACCATGATGTTCAGTGCCACCTTCCCGAAAGAGATCCAG atTCTGGCCCGTGACTTTCTGGATGAGTACATCTTCCTGGCTGTGGGCCGCGTGGGCTCCACTTCAGAGAACATCACCCAGAAGGTGGTTTGGGTGGAAGAGAATGACAAGCGCTCCTTCCTCCTTGACCTGCTCAATGCCACAG GCAAGGATTCTCTCACACTGGTGTTTGTGGAGACTAAGAAGGGTGCAGATGCTCTTGAGGACTTCCTCTACCGCGAGGGCTATGCCTGCACCAGTATCCATGGCGACCGCTCTCAGCGTGATCGTGAGGAAGCGCTCCAGCAGTTCCGCTCTGGACGCTGCCCTATCATGGTTGCCACTGCT GTGGCTGCACGTGGCTTGGACATCTCCAATGTGAAACACGTGATCAATTTTGACTTGCCCAGTGACATTGAGGAATATGTCCACCGCATTGGTCGTACAGGCCGTGTGGGAAACCTTG GGCTGGCCACATCCTTCTACAATGATAAGAACAGCAACATCACTAAAGATCTGCTGGACATCCTGGTGGAGGCCAAACAGGAGGTGCCCTCCTGGCTTGAGAACCTAGCCTACGAGCACCAGCACAAAAGCACCAACCGTGGACGACCCAAAAG GTTCTCTGGTGGCTTTGGGGCCAGGGATTACCGCCAGATGGCTGGGGGTGGGAATACTTTTGGCAACCGTGGTGCTCGCAATGCTGGTGGCCATGGAGGGAACAGAGGTTTTGGAGGCAATAAGG GTGGCTTTGGGAGTTTCGGCAGTGACAGCTACGGGGGCAACTATGGAAACTATGGAGGAAACTATGCCCAGGTGGACTGGTGGGGCaactaa